The following proteins are co-located in the Coturnix japonica isolate 7356 unplaced genomic scaffold, Coturnix japonica 2.1 chrUnrandom772, whole genome shotgun sequence genome:
- the LRRC4 gene encoding leucine-rich repeat-containing protein 4: PHPSSSSSSSSSSSSSSPPCPSACSCSGQLGKVVCTRRGLSRAPPGVPPNTRYLNLMENNIALVQADTFRHLHRLEVLQLGRNSIRQVEVGAFSGLANLNTLELFDNWLTVVPSGAFEYLSKLRELWLRNNPIESIPSYAFNRVPSLLRLDLGELKKLEYISDGAFEGLDNLKYLNLGMCNMRQVPNLTPLIGLEELELSGNHFPRLHPGAFRGLRALRKLWIMSSQISLIERNAFDELTALVELNLAHNNLTSLPHDLFAPLRFLVEPHLHHNPWACGCDALWLAAWLRESIPSNSSCCGRCHAPPAMRGRFLLEVERASLRCSAPFLADAPTDLNISEGRGAALRCRTGAMAAVRWLLPDGEVLSHASARPRLSVLHDGTLNFSHVLTADTGLYTCMAANAAGSSNASAYLNVSAAELDASAYSFFTTVTVETTEAAPDDVAAPKAAKSAPPTAPTAYRPAYTATTTVLVRGTRRGPTAPSPNTDHRDAAPPPHTSLDEVMRTTKIIIGCFVAVTLLAAAMLIAFYKLRKRHQRRATVTAARTIEIIQVDEDVAAGSGATSGGGVGVGGVGMRGDGSGEHRERPAPHCPASWMDNSALHAPGAPRAEPFLLHPHCGKDRVQETQI, encoded by the coding sequence CCTCATccatcatcctcatcctcctcatcctcctcctcctcttcatcgTCCCCCCCCTGCCCGTCCGCCTGCTCCTGCAGCGGCCAATTGGGCAAAGTGGTTTGTACCAGGCGAGGCCTCTCCCGCGCCCCCCCCGGGGTCCCCCCCAACACCCGATACCTCAACCTGATGGAGAACAACATCGCCCTGGTGCAGGCCGACACCTTCCGCCACCTGCACCgcctggaggtgctgcagctgggccGCAACTCCATCCGCCAAGTGGAGGTGGGGGCGTTCAGCGGCCTGGCCAACCTCAACACCCTGGAGCTGTTCGACAACTGGTTGACCGTGGTCCCCAGCGGAGCCTTCGAGTACCTGTCCAAGCTGCGCGAGCTGTGGCTGCGCAACAACCCCATCGAGAGCATCCCGTCCTACGCCTTCAACCGGGTGCCGTCCCTGCTGCGCTTGGACCTGGGCGAGCTCAAGAAGTTGGAGTACATCTCGGACGGGGCCTTCGAAGGACTGGACAACCTCAAGTATCTCAACTTGGGCATGTGCAACATGCGCCAGGTGCCCAATTTGACCCCGTTGATCGGCTTGGAAGAATTAGAGCTATCGGGGAATCACTTCCCCCGCCTCCATCCCGGCGCGTTTCGGGGTCTTCGCGCCCTTCGCAAGCTCTGGATCATGAGCTCCCAGATCAGCCTGATCGAACGCAACGCCTTCGACGAGCTGACGGCGCTGGTGGAGCTCAACCTGGCCCACAACAACCTCACCTCCCTCCCCCACGACCTGTTCGCCCCGTTGCGCTTCTTGGTGGAGCCCCACCTCCATCACAACCCCTGGGCCTGCGGTTGCGACGCTCTCTGGTTGGCGGCCTGGTTAAGGGAATCCATCCCCAGCAACTCGTCGTGCTGCGGCCGCTGCCACGCGCCGCCGGCCATGCGGGGCCGTTTCCTTTTGGAGGTGGAACGAGCCTCGTTACGTTGCTCGGCTCCGTTCTTGGCCGACGCACCCACCGACCTCAACATCTCCGAAGGCCGCGGGGCGGCTCTGAGGTGCCGGACGGGCGCCATGGCGGCCGTACGTTGGTTGTTACCGGATGGGGAGGTGCTGAGCCACGCGTCGGCCCGGCCGCGTTTATCCGTCCTCCACGACGGCACCCTCAACTTCTCCCACGTCTTAACGGCCGACACCGGGCTCTACACCTGCATGGCCGCCAACGCGGCCGGCAGCTCCAACGCTTCGGCCTACCTCAACGTCAGCGCCGCCGAGTTGGACGCTTCGGCCTACAGCTTCTTCACCACCGTCACCGTCGAGACCACCGAAGCGGCTCCGGACGACGTGGCAGCCCCCAAAGCGGCCAAATCGGCCCCACCGACGGCACCCACGGCCTACAGACCGGCCTACACGGCCACCACCACCGTCCTGGTGCGCGGCACCCGCCGCGGCCCCACGGCTCCGTCCCCCAACACCGACCACCGCGACgccgctcctcctcctcacacCAGCCTGGACGAGGTGATGAGGACCACCAAGATCATCATCGGCTGCTTCGTGGCCGTCACCTTGTTGGCAGCCGCCATGCTCATCGCCTTCTACAAGCTACGCAAGAGGCACCAACGCCGCGCCACCGTCACGGCCGCCCGCACCATCGAGATCATACAAGTAGACGAAGACGTCGCAGCCGGCTCCGGTGCAACCAGCGGCGGCGGTGTTGGCGTCGGCGGCGTCGGGATGCGGGGAGATGGAAGCGGGGAGCACCGCGAGCGGCCGGCGCCGCATTGCCCTGCGTCCTGGATGGACAACAGCGCCCTGCATGCGCCGGGAGCTCCCAGAGCTGAGCCTTTCCTGCTGCACCCGCATTGCGGCAAGGACAGGGTGCAGGAGACGCAGATCTGA